CTCAAATCCGCCGTGTGAAACAACAACACCCCCGCATCTCTACCCAAATCTTGCCCCAAACACAAATAGTGCAGCTCCCTGCGGAAATTTTTAAACCGAATTTGCCGCAATTCTTGAGCTTTTGGAGCGTAATAATAACAACCTTCTTCTAACCCATTCACTCCCGAAACAGCAATAAAAGTCTCAATCAAACTTAGATCGAAATAGTCGGGAGAACTGTCTAATCCTTGGTCGATATAGTGCTGCGTTTGGTAAGTAAAATCTAGCACAGCTAGCAGTTCGCCCAAGCTCAAAGAAGCACCTGTATAAGCACGAGTAGAACGTCTTTTGAGCATGGTATCTTCTAAAGTCTCCAGGTTTACTCCCCAAGGAATCGAAGGTGTGACCGTCGAAACTTTAGTACAAAATGGAAAGTTATATTTATCCTCTAAATCGCCTTCACTTTCATCAAGCTTCCAGCCATCTACTCCGGTAGGGTCTGATTGTAACTGGGTCGCTTTGTGGAGATAGCCTAAGAGTTCACCTTCGGAAATTCGCGGATAATCTGTGGTGGTGTTTCCGGGCAGAGCTGTTTTAAATTTTGGCAAGTTTTGGTCGATATCTAGCAAGTCGGCTAAAGCAATTACACAAATCGCTCCTTCTTGCTCCGAGTCGATGTATAGTAATTGATTGATCGCTGCGTCTGCGAATCCTCCAATCAGGTGAGGTCGGTAATCGTTGATGGCGCAAGCTAACTCGATGTTGCTCAATAAATGACCCGTGTCGAGAAAAATTCGCCGGTAAGCTCGGTCTTCGTAACGCCAAGAAGAACGGAAGAAAACAGTAGTAACGGCGATCGCCAATTGGGTATTTTCTAGCACTGGCGAGCCGAAACAAGCGGTTTGCAACGCAGCCCAAACCTCGCTATCCCAAAAATGAACCAGCGAATGAGTTCGGCACTGATAGTTGTAGAGTCCGGCAGGCAAATAGGGCGTACCGCGAGAGATTAAATAAACCTCTGCTGGGTAGAGCCCGCCCGCCGAGGGTGCCGATCGCAAATACAGGTAGCTGTCGTCTACCGTCTGCACTTTCGCCGTCAAGCCGTAGCTGCACAGCAACAAGCTAGACAAGCGGTGCCACCAAGCCGCATCATCCGAGGCATTTGG
This sequence is a window from Microcoleus sp. bin38.metabat.b11b12b14.051. Protein-coding genes within it:
- a CDS encoding SagB/ThcOx family dehydrogenase; the encoded protein is MPELPISIAEHYHERTKYDPETLAAKSRQLDWTEQPVPFKEYKIGAYFDLKPYLKDPSDDPNASDDAAWWHRLSSLLLCSYGLTAKVQTVDDSYLYLRSAPSAGGLYPAEVYLISRGTPYLPAGLYNYQCRTHSLVHFWDSEVWAALQTACFGSPVLENTQLAIAVTTVFFRSSWRYEDRAYRRIFLDTGHLLSNIELACAINDYRPHLIGGFADAAINQLLYIDSEQEGAICVIALADLLDIDQNLPKFKTALPGNTTTDYPRISEGELLGYLHKATQLQSDPTGVDGWKLDESEGDLEDKYNFPFCTKVSTVTPSIPWGVNLETLEDTMLKRRSTRAYTGASLSLGELLAVLDFTYQTQHYIDQGLDSSPDYFDLSLIETFIAVSGVNGLEEGCYYYAPKAQELRQIRFKNFRRELHYLCLGQDLGRDAGVLLFHTADLRRAVVKYGDRAYRYLHMDAGHLGQRLNLAAIQLRLGVSGIAGFFDDRVNDVLGIPAGEAVLYITTLGRPRA